The Ostreibacterium oceani region ACAAGCCGTATAGTCAAAAACAAGCAGTTGAATAGCTGGACGCCAATCATTGTTGTCGCCCGACGGACCATACAGCGCCGCATTACTCATCCCGACCATCCCCGTCGGGTCCGTGTACTTATACGGGTTATTCGCGCCGTAAGCATAGCGGTTAAAGCTCGTTAAATCACTCGCCCTAAACGCAATCGGATCAGGGGCGTAAAAACGACCAATCACGGGGTGATAATAACGCGCCTTGGCGTAGATGAGGTTGCCCTCAATGTCTTCTTGATGCCCCGTATAGCCTAGCGTAAAGACACTGTTATCGCGTGGTGTTGATGCCGCGGTATTGATCGTCCCGTACGCACGGCGCTCCTCTTGCCATAACGTCATCCCCAGCGCGTCACTGGCAGCCACTGGCGTGCCTAACGTGTCGTGATGCAAATACGTGATTGGCAGGCTTGCATCACCCAGTCTGGCGACGGCTTGCTCACCCAAATAAACGTATTCCTTAACCCGTGAGCCAGTGAGACTATCGTAAACCCCGACTAAGCGTTGGTTGGCATCGTAAACAAACGCACGACCGTCTTTTTCAACACGGTGATTGTTCGTATCATAACTACGCAACGCCCCACTACTAACCTGTACTAAAGTATTGTCTGCTAGGTAAGTATACTGCGCAATGCCATCATCAATGACATTGCCGTAATCATCGTAGGTAAACGTATAGTCTTGGTTATTTTGGTTACGACCTACCCATAACAAACGGTTAACCGAACCATCATAGCTGATTTGGTGGGATAAAGTGTTAGCCGAAGCGGCAACCGCACCCACCTGCTGCCCAACCAACGTCAGCAATAATAAAATAAAAGTCAAATAACGAAACATACGGTTATTTTAATCGCCAAAGGCGATTGTGGCAAATTGGAAGTAGCCATATGAAATCCACTTTTAATTTTATCCCACCTAAAAAAATACCGTTTTTGTGGGCAGATCAAGCATCCCACTCAAACGCTTGCCCTTTCGTCCGAGATGGCCCACGAACCCACTCATTACCAAAGCGATCAATAAAGCCATTATTTGGTCCTCGTGCCAACGGGTTGATGGGTTATACCCCTTTTGAGGTACAAAGCGAATTTTTCCTGTGGTGGGTAACCGTGCAGTTTTAAGTCGACCTTTGATGGAAGTGAAAGCTTTTGCCGCTCCTGCTGTGCCACGCGGGTCGACAGCTGATTCCGCGGGTGTCCTCTTTGTAACATTAGACTACAGCAGTTAAATCCAACCCAGTCGTACTTACAGACTCTAGCCTTTGTTTGACTCGTTCACTGACGATTACAGCAACTTCAAACTTCATTAATCTAAAAATATCTATGCCTACGATTTTACTCGCATCCAAACGTAATTTCATGAATGCCCTATATTCTCCAGCTTTGTCCGGTCTGACAGGATCATTTTCCTCAAACTTTTGAAACTCTGAATTTGCCTCATCAACACATTCAACTATTTCATTAGTTACCAAAACAAAGTATTTAGTAGAGCACTGCCTCCCCAGAACCTGCAAAGGAATAAAATTTATACCCTGTATACCATCAAGTGCTTCCTTTACTTTCAGACTAACAACTGGCACACCGTAAGCTTCAGTGAAAGTGAAATCCATTTCTTCACCATTACGAACAATCTCTATATTTAAACTAACGGTGCCTTCTGGGATCGAAGTTGACAACTCCCAATTGTCAACTTCGGAAATATCACCCAAATACCACCTGTTAGGAAAATTAATATCATCGTTTAGTTCGAAGTATTTCATTGCTTCGTCAACCACCTATTAACTTGACTGCCCACCGTAGTCGCTTCGGTTTTAATACGATCCAAAGTTCCAGTAACCGCGTTTCGATACGCATCTGAATTCGCTTTCAAACCACGGGTTGCTGACAAAAGCTCTTTATGCACGTAGGAGTGATATGCTTCTGGATGGGGACCTTTATGGCCAGGTATAGCCACCTTGTTTACAGCATCATCTAAATCCAGACCGGCTTTCTTAAATATTTCATCAAATCGTGGAGTCCAAGGCCCCCCACGTGCTGTAGAGACACAGTTTTTGTTAGTACATATGTGGTGGACTGGTGCTTTCTTTGTAACCTCCCCAACCTCATCAGCCGATTTAGCGGCGACCTTGGTGGCATCTGCTGCGGCATCTGCTGCGGCGTCGCTAGCATCGGCGATGTTCTCCACTATTTTACCGACTTTAAATACTTTGGCAACGGGGAATATCATCGCGACTTCGCCAGCGCAACCCCAAGATACCGATGAACAAGCCGTATAGTCAAAAACAAGCAGTTGAATGGCTGGACGCCAATCATTGTTATCGCCCGACGGACCATACAGCGCCGCATTACTCATCCCGACCATCCCCGTCGGATCCGTGTACTTATACGGGTTATTCGCGCCGTAAGCATAGCGGTTAAAGCTCGTTAAATCGCTCGCCCTAAACGCAATCGGATCAGGTGCGTAAAATCGACCTATCTCAGGGTGATAATAACGCGCCTTAGCGTAGATAAGGTTGCTATTGATGTCCTCTTGATGCCCGGTGTAGCCTACGGTGAATAATTGCTTATTACGATTGCTGGCAATGGTACTATTTGTAGTACTATTTGTAGCACTATCTGTGGCATAGGCTTGCACAGCGGGATTAACGGCGGAATTAACAACCGCACCCACCTGCTGCCCGACCAACGTCAGCAATAATAAAATAAAAGTCAAATAACGAAACATACGGTCATTCTAATCGTCAAAGGCGATTGTGGCAATTGGAAATATAAGTGTAATTTGTTAGTAAAGCATTAATCCGCAATGCCTCAACAAACAGCAAATCAAAAAAGCCCGCGGACGCGGGCTTTTTTGATTAACCGAACAAGCAAGAGAAAAAATAACGGCTAAGCAACTTGTCAAAAATGAAGCCAGCCTCACCCCTATACCCTGCAAATACGCTACTGCATTGGTATATTTACCGTGTCATCCGTTGCGTTTAACACACGCGCGGAGCGGTCTTTGATATTGGCGCGCTCGGTTATCGCGTTAGCAAAGCTGCTTAGCTGTGACGCGCCTAGCTGTTGGGCTAAATTGGCCTTTAGTGTTTCGCGTTGCTGGTCGTCTGCGGTCTCGTCAAAGCGTACCTCCTCGTTAACATAGACATAGAAATCGCCTGTCGGTGAGTCAACCAGCTCAGCATATTCATTACCCAACAAAGGCGGCTGTTGTGCAATCAAAAATTTAGCAATGACATCGACAAAATCATCTTCACTCATTTGCGCATCAAAGTTTTCTATCAATTTAACGGGGTAGTCACTTGCCTTAGCTGCCGTTTCTAGTCCGTCGGTTTTAGCTGATTCGACTAACGCCTCTGCCATCGATTGTAGCTCGGCTTTGTTTTTGTCGGCGATGATTTGCTGCTCAATCTGGTCACGGACTTCGTCAAGTGCTAGCTGTTCTGGTGCAATCACGTCAGTGAGTTGATAGACAATCACGCGATCACCGATGACGACGGGTTCTTGTAATTCGTTGGTATTGCGATTGCTGTCTTGGATTGACTGCACCAATTCAGGGGTTGCCAAAATCCCTTGGTTGCTCGTCAGCGCAGTCAAGCTTTGGGTTTGCTGTGCCAATCCTGTCGCCTCAGCAATCGCAGCCACCGTCGGTGTGGCGGCTTCAAAAACGGCTGTATTTAGTTTGTCGTTTATTTCACGAATTTTTGGCTCGGCTTTGGCTGCACGGAGTGTCGCAATTAGCTCGTCACGCACCGCATCCAATGGTTGGCTATCCGACATGTCGGTTAATTCGACCAAATAAACACCCAGTTCGGTGACGACCGGTGCTGAAAATTGCCCTGTTGCGTTGATGGCATAGAGTGCATCGGCAATCGCCTGCGGGACAATATCATCCGCGCCGACTTCAGGATTAATCGCGCCCAAATCACCGCTGTCTTCTAGCGTAGCGCCTGCGGCTTGTTTCACGGCATCAATAGGTTCGCCTGCGACCAATTTGTCATAGGCGGATTGTGCCGATGCTTCATCGCTAAATAGATAATAATTTGCGCTTCGAATTGGGGCGTTTGCGGTGGCAATTTCTTCGTCTGTCACGGTAATCGTGCTTTCAATATCAGCAGGGTTTAGCTCAACATAGGTGAATGCGACTTGCTCATCGCTCAAAAAGTCACCTTTGTTTTCCTCATAATAGGCAGCAATTTCATCCGTGCTGGCAGTATTGCTGACCGTGCTAGCGGCAATTTTAGCAATACGCACATCGCGTGAAACGTTATTTAGCAGCAAAAACGGCGCAACTTCAACGTCACTCACGATACTGCTATTAATGATTGTGCGCTGAATGATATCTAACCCCATTTCTTTGGCTAAACTCTGGCGGTATTCGCTGAGCTGCATGCGAAACTGTCCTTGAACAACGCGATTCATGGCTTCTTGGTTAAATTCGCCGCCTAGCTGAAAACTGGGATTATTCACAATGGCGTTATCAATCGTTGCTGCATCTGGCAGCACGGGATATTGATTAATAAAATCTTCGAGCGCAACTTGGCGTCTCAGGCTATCCAACACCAATTGCTGTGTTTGCGCTAGCGGCATATCAGGATTGCTTGCTTGCACACGTGACAAACGATTACGGTATTCGGCTTCGGTGATTTTGGCTTTACCGGCTTCAAAAATCTCTGTTTGGCGGGTTTCACGATTGAGGCCGAACTCACTCGTACCAAACCCAATCATCCCTAACAGTAATAATCCGATGACAACATAAACGCCTTTGCCACTTTTGTTTTGTCTGATTTCCTCTAATGCCATTTGTAACCTCTGTAAACTATGTGTCCGTGTGGATTAATAAATCCCATGATTAACTATAATAAATGAATAATGATAATACACTATGATAAAACTTCTTTTCACAACCATGACCATCGCTGCGTTATTCAATAAAGCCCCCTCGCTACCGAAAGTCCTCGCTACCGAAAGCCCTCGTTATCGAAAATGAAGGCGTTGCGTCGGGTTGACTATATTATCCATGCTTTTCTCAACAATGCCAGTTGCTTCTACACCAAAATCTTCTAACACCTTTTCAAAGGGTGATTTACGCATGTAGTCATAGACGGGGTAATTGCCTATTTTTTGCGCGACTTCGTTTGGGGTTGCAATACCATCGATCAAGCCCAGTGTCTGCGCCTGCTGTCCCGTCCAAAAGAGACCGCTAAAAATGGTCTCGTCTTGTTGTAGGCGCTCGCCACGACCTAATTTAACCGCATCAATAAATTGCTGGTGTAATTCGTCTAACAATCCCTTTAAAAAATCGATTTCTTCTGGCTTAATGGGGCGCGAGGGATCCATAAAGTCTTTGTTTTCACCTGCGGTGAAGGTTCTTGGGTCAAGCCCTAGTTTTTTGAGTGTTTCGCCATAGCCAAAGCTTTGCGCAATCACGCCAATCGAGCCAACAATACTAGACGCATCTGCGTAAATTTCGTCGCTTGCCGAGGCAATATAATAACACCCTGAAGCACAAACATCGTTGACCACCGTTAAAATCGGTTTATCAGGATAGTCTTGTTTTGCCGCTTGGATTGCCTGATAGACGATGGACGATTGCACGGGCGACCCACCACCGCTATTGGCATCAATCACAATGCCCTTGACCGTTGGTTTGGCAATTGCACGGCGAATAGTGGCTGATAATTGCTCAGCGTTTGCGTCTGTGTCGGTTGCAATAGTGCCATGTATCCTAAGCAACGCCACGTGATCCGATTGTGCATTGGTCACGGCATTACCGAATTGATCGGTGGCAGGCGTACGTTCGCTTTGGCTAAAAATACCAAATACGATTAGCGTTAAATACAAGACAAATAAAATCTTAAAGAAAATACCCCAACGCCGTGCACGACGCTGTTCCTTGATACCTTCTAGGGCAATTTTCTCTAGAATTTGTCGCTCCCATCCGGGTTTGTTGGTCGCAGAATTTGTGTTTTTTTCTGAGATGATAGATTCTGTCATCAGTTGTATTGTCCTAATCAATGATTGAGGCGATATTGTAAATGACTACCGCCTCGCTGTATAGTCTATTGTTATCTATTTCTTACCTAAATGGTCTTTGTATTTCGCTTGAATACTGTTTATACTTATGTCTGTACCCATGCCTGTACCCGTGTCTATACGCACATCTGTCAGCGTGTTAGCATCACTCAGCGCTGTTGGTCGATGTAGCGTTGTAAATCCTCAGGCAATGGGGCTGAGACGT contains the following coding sequences:
- a CDS encoding RHS repeat-associated core domain-containing protein; the encoded protein is MFRYLTFILLLLTLVGQQVGAVVNSAVNPAVQAYATDSATNSTTNSTIASNRNKQLFTVGYTGHQEDINSNLIYAKARYYHPEIGRFYAPDPIAFRASDLTSFNRYAYGANNPYKYTDPTGMVGMSNAALYGPSGDNNDWRPAIQLLVFDYTACSSVSWGCAGEVAMIFPVAKVFKVGKIVENIADASDAAADAAADATKVAAKSADEVGEVTKKAPVHHICTNKNCVSTARGGPWTPRFDEIFKKAGLDLDDAVNKVAIPGHKGPHPEAYHSYVHKELLSATRGLKANSDAYRNAVTGTLDRIKTEATTVGSQVNRWLTKQ
- the sppA gene encoding signal peptide peptidase SppA, with translation MTESIISEKNTNSATNKPGWERQILEKIALEGIKEQRRARRWGIFFKILFVLYLTLIVFGIFSQSERTPATDQFGNAVTNAQSDHVALLRIHGTIATDTDANAEQLSATIRRAIAKPTVKGIVIDANSGGGSPVQSSIVYQAIQAAKQDYPDKPILTVVNDVCASGCYYIASASDEIYADASSIVGSIGVIAQSFGYGETLKKLGLDPRTFTAGENKDFMDPSRPIKPEEIDFLKGLLDELHQQFIDAVKLGRGERLQQDETIFSGLFWTGQQAQTLGLIDGIATPNEVAQKIGNYPVYDYMRKSPFEKVLEDFGVEATGIVEKSMDNIVNPTQRLHFR
- a CDS encoding RHS repeat domain-containing protein produces the protein MFRYLTFILLLLTLVGQQVGAVAASANTLSHQISYDGSVNRLLWVGRNQNNQDYTFTYDDYGNVIDDGIAQYTYLADNTLVQVSSGALRSYDTNNHRVEKDGRAFVYDANQRLVGVYDSLTGSRVKEYVYLGEQAVARLGDASLPITYLHHDTLGTPVAASDALGMTLWQEERRAYGTINTAASTPRDNSVFTLGYTGHQEDIEGNLIYAKARYYHPVIGRFYAPDPIAFRASDLTSFNRYAYGANNPYKYTDPTGMVGMSNAALYGPSGDNNDWRPAIQLLVFDYTACSSVSWGCAGEVAMIFPVAKVFKVGKIVENIADASDAAADATKVAAKSADEVGDAGKKRGPKTDPNAPHNKKIREIGDQIEADGGTVIAGGGRFPEQLVKTPNGNKGGRRPDVLYQDCKGNLCGVNVGKTKVDGSPIKREQEALDDLNGAGLPTKFERYD
- a CDS encoding imm11 family protein, translating into MKYFELNDDINFPNRWYLGDISEVDNWELSTSIPEGTVSLNIEIVRNGEEMDFTFTEAYGVPVVSLKVKEALDGIQGINFIPLQVLGRQCSTKYFVLVTNEIVECVDEANSEFQKFEENDPVRPDKAGEYRAFMKLRLDASKIVGIDIFRLMKFEVAVIVSERVKQRLESVSTTGLDLTAVV
- a CDS encoding polymorphic toxin type 17 domain-containing protein, which codes for MARGPNNGFIDRFGNEWVRGPSRTKGQAFEWDA
- a CDS encoding SurA N-terminal domain-containing protein, which gives rise to MALEEIRQNKSGKGVYVVIGLLLLGMIGFGTSEFGLNRETRQTEIFEAGKAKITEAEYRNRLSRVQASNPDMPLAQTQQLVLDSLRRQVALEDFINQYPVLPDAATIDNAIVNNPSFQLGGEFNQEAMNRVVQGQFRMQLSEYRQSLAKEMGLDIIQRTIINSSIVSDVEVAPFLLLNNVSRDVRIAKIAASTVSNTASTDEIAAYYEENKGDFLSDEQVAFTYVELNPADIESTITVTDEEIATANAPIRSANYYLFSDEASAQSAYDKLVAGEPIDAVKQAAGATLEDSGDLGAINPEVGADDIVPQAIADALYAINATGQFSAPVVTELGVYLVELTDMSDSQPLDAVRDELIATLRAAKAEPKIREINDKLNTAVFEAATPTVAAIAEATGLAQQTQSLTALTSNQGILATPELVQSIQDSNRNTNELQEPVVIGDRVIVYQLTDVIAPEQLALDEVRDQIEQQIIADKNKAELQSMAEALVESAKTDGLETAAKASDYPVKLIENFDAQMSEDDFVDVIAKFLIAQQPPLLGNEYAELVDSPTGDFYVYVNEEVRFDETADDQQRETLKANLAQQLGASQLSSFANAITERANIKDRSARVLNATDDTVNIPMQ